Proteins from a single region of Nocardioides anomalus:
- a CDS encoding lactate racemase domain-containing protein — translation MSRPGFVLEVDDRTPPMVVHEGLGFRLENFPLGTRVVYPPESLPAVPDVDDAIDHALRHPVDSEPLPALLRPGMRLTIAFDDISLPLPSMKSPDIRGRVIEAVLTMAAEAGVDDVKIIAANALHRRMTAAELKHIVGERVFRSFYPQGDLYNFDAEDRDELAHLGTTDKGEDIEISKRAAESDLLVYVNVNLVAMDGGHKSVGIGLASYKSLRHHHNAKTMVHSRSFMDHKHSAMHHSAWRMGRIIKDTVQVFQIETTLNNDVFPSSLAFLQKREWEWSVRDQASMLAVRRGLAMAPQKARHKLFHDVRSVYGLTGINAGEVEAVHERTLEKVHAQHSVEVNGQSDVMVMGVPYLGPYNVNSSMNPILAACMGLGYYFNSYRGQPVVRKGGAVILYHPLDEGFNQLHHPSYVDFYEEVLAESTDPAVVGEKYEQQFAQDPWYIHLYRTSHAYHGVHPFYMWYWIAHALDHVGEVIWVGGNRKAAARMGFRAATTLQDALEMASGTVGSAPSITYLHNPPHLLADVR, via the coding sequence GTGAGCAGGCCCGGTTTCGTCCTGGAGGTCGACGACCGCACCCCGCCGATGGTGGTGCACGAGGGGCTCGGCTTCCGGCTGGAGAACTTCCCGCTCGGCACCCGCGTGGTCTACCCGCCGGAGTCGCTGCCCGCCGTGCCCGACGTGGACGACGCCATCGACCACGCGCTGCGCCACCCGGTCGACTCCGAGCCGCTGCCGGCGCTGCTGCGGCCGGGGATGCGGCTGACCATCGCCTTCGACGACATCTCGCTGCCGCTGCCGTCGATGAAGTCGCCCGACATCCGGGGCCGGGTCATCGAGGCCGTGCTGACCATGGCGGCCGAGGCCGGTGTGGACGACGTCAAGATCATCGCGGCCAACGCGCTGCACCGGCGGATGACCGCGGCCGAGCTCAAGCACATCGTGGGGGAGCGCGTCTTCCGCTCGTTCTACCCCCAGGGCGACCTCTACAACTTCGACGCCGAGGACCGCGACGAGCTCGCCCACCTCGGCACCACCGACAAGGGCGAGGACATCGAGATCAGCAAGCGGGCCGCCGAGTCCGACCTGCTGGTCTACGTCAACGTCAACCTGGTGGCGATGGACGGCGGCCACAAGTCGGTCGGCATCGGGCTGGCGTCGTACAAGTCGCTGCGCCACCACCACAACGCCAAGACGATGGTGCACTCGCGGTCCTTCATGGACCACAAGCACTCCGCGATGCACCACTCGGCCTGGCGGATGGGCCGGATCATCAAGGACACCGTGCAGGTGTTCCAGATCGAGACCACGCTCAACAACGACGTCTTCCCGTCCTCGCTGGCCTTCCTGCAGAAGCGCGAGTGGGAGTGGTCGGTGCGCGACCAGGCCTCGATGCTCGCGGTGCGGCGTGGGCTGGCCATGGCGCCGCAGAAGGCGCGGCACAAGCTGTTCCACGACGTGCGCTCGGTCTACGGGCTCACCGGGATCAACGCCGGCGAGGTCGAGGCGGTGCACGAGCGGACCCTGGAGAAGGTGCACGCCCAGCACTCGGTCGAGGTCAACGGCCAGTCCGACGTGATGGTGATGGGCGTGCCCTACCTCGGGCCCTACAACGTCAACAGCTCGATGAACCCGATCCTGGCCGCCTGCATGGGGCTCGGCTACTACTTCAACTCCTACCGCGGCCAGCCCGTCGTCAGGAAGGGCGGCGCGGTGATCCTCTACCACCCGCTCGACGAGGGCTTCAACCAGCTGCACCACCCGTCGTACGTCGACTTCTACGAGGAGGTCCTCGCCGAGTCGACCGACCCCGCGGTGGTCGGCGAGAAGTACGAGCAGCAGTTCGCCCAGGACCCGTGGTACATCCACCTCTACCGGACCTCGCACGCCTACCACGGCGTCCACCCGTTCTACATGTGGTACTGGATCGCCCACGCCCTGGACCACGTCGGCGAGGTCATCTGGGTCGGCGGCAACCGCAAGGCCGCGGCGCGGATGGGCTTCCGGGCCGCGACCACGCTGCAGGACGCGCTGGAGATGGCGTCGGGCACCGTGGGCAGCGCGCCGTCGATCACCTACCTGCACAACCCGCCGCACCTGCTGGCCGACGTCCGATGA
- a CDS encoding lysophospholipid acyltransferase family protein, which produces MSLVRGGVSDLKTASRGWRWGRRSLVPRSAEPYVLPAQQTVFPSDWSRKRPAVVAREVAQKGGLEPLFRSQVKTRVEGLDVLERIEGPVIFAANHASHLDTPLVLLSLPDAWRRRTAVAAAADYFFDTWWRAVGSSLIFNTFPIDRRGGSMATTPGEVLADGWSLVIFPEGTRSKDGWMGNFRMGAAFLAHEYGVPVVPVAHRGTFAAMPRGQGWPSPGRRQLTIRFGEPLRPREGESVREFAPRIKSAVAALLDEDATTWWESRRRAAAGDTPNPSGPDVAQWRRVWAQSQSPSADAEPGGRLRAWSRRS; this is translated from the coding sequence ATGAGCCTGGTGCGGGGTGGCGTCTCCGACCTCAAGACCGCCTCGCGCGGGTGGCGCTGGGGTCGGCGCTCGCTGGTGCCGCGGTCGGCCGAGCCCTACGTGCTGCCGGCGCAGCAGACCGTGTTCCCGTCCGACTGGTCGCGCAAGCGGCCGGCGGTGGTGGCCCGGGAGGTCGCCCAGAAGGGCGGCCTGGAGCCGCTGTTCCGCTCCCAGGTCAAGACCCGGGTCGAGGGGCTCGACGTGCTCGAGCGCATCGAGGGTCCGGTCATCTTCGCCGCCAACCACGCCTCGCACCTCGACACCCCGCTCGTCCTGCTGTCGCTGCCGGACGCGTGGCGGCGGCGTACGGCGGTCGCGGCCGCGGCCGACTACTTCTTCGACACCTGGTGGCGCGCGGTCGGCTCCTCGCTGATCTTCAACACCTTCCCGATCGACCGCCGCGGCGGCTCGATGGCGACCACGCCCGGTGAGGTGCTGGCCGACGGCTGGAGCCTGGTGATCTTCCCGGAGGGCACCCGGTCCAAGGACGGCTGGATGGGGAACTTCCGGATGGGCGCCGCCTTCCTGGCCCACGAGTACGGCGTCCCGGTCGTGCCCGTGGCGCACCGTGGCACCTTCGCCGCAATGCCCCGCGGCCAGGGCTGGCCCTCGCCCGGTCGACGCCAGCTCACCATCCGCTTCGGCGAGCCCCTGCGTCCGCGCGAGGGCGAGTCGGTGCGCGAGTTCGCGCCGCGGATCAAGTCCGCCGTCGCCGCGCTGCTCGACGAGGACGCCACCACCTGGTGGGAGTCCCGCCGCCGGGCCGCCGCCGGCGACACCCCGAACCCGTCCGGTCCCGACGTGGCCCAGTGGCGCCGGGTCTGGGCGCAGTCGCAGTCGCCGTCCGCGGACGCCGAGCCCGGCGGGCGGCTGCGCGCCTGGTCGCGCCGTTCGTGA
- a CDS encoding DUF4234 domain-containing protein, with protein sequence MSQTSEPTPPVVPAAPPAYGSIPAPAYGGVPAPSHGGAPIGTIRSTGTCVLLTIVTLGFYSLYWYYKTHEEMKQHTGAGLGGGLALVLSIFVGIVMAFVTPNEVGNLYARRGQAKPVSAATGLWALLLGWFFFVGVIVWFVKTNGALNAYWRSLGAQG encoded by the coding sequence GTGAGCCAGACCAGCGAGCCGACCCCGCCCGTCGTCCCCGCCGCGCCGCCGGCGTACGGCAGCATCCCCGCCCCGGCGTACGGCGGCGTGCCGGCTCCGAGCCACGGCGGCGCGCCGATCGGCACGATCCGCAGCACCGGCACCTGCGTGCTGCTGACCATCGTGACCCTCGGGTTCTACAGCCTGTACTGGTACTACAAGACCCACGAGGAGATGAAGCAGCACACCGGCGCCGGGCTCGGCGGCGGGCTGGCCCTCGTGCTGTCGATCTTCGTCGGCATCGTGATGGCGTTCGTGACGCCGAACGAGGTGGGCAACCTCTACGCCCGCCGCGGCCAGGCCAAGCCGGTCAGCGCGGCGACCGGGCTGTGGGCGCTGCTGCTCGGGTGGTTCTTCTTCGTCGGCGTCATCGTGTGGTTCGTCAAGACCAACGGCGCCCTCAACGCCTACTGGCGCTCGCTGGGCGCGCAGGGCTGA
- a CDS encoding nucleotidyltransferase family protein, with product MHPGTREALDALARALEALGGVRALWVAGSLATGDHHPGVSDLDLVAWVERPPDRDALTALHRRLDDGAAHGLGLGCQYADDATLADPATSCPTWTHGALVDRTVSGVTRAELVRHGWSVLGPAPATVLPAVSDDDVRAAARAEVTGYWAMAARHPRWFRDPVLAELALTGMARARHELATGQLLTKSAAIDRAAAPERLRELLRRRRAGEEVAGWPRSRAA from the coding sequence GTGCATCCTGGGACCCGGGAGGCGCTCGACGCCCTGGCCCGGGCGCTCGAGGCGCTGGGTGGCGTCCGGGCCCTGTGGGTGGCCGGCTCGCTGGCCACCGGCGACCACCACCCCGGCGTCAGCGACCTGGACCTGGTGGCCTGGGTCGAGCGGCCGCCGGACCGTGACGCCCTCACGGCGCTGCACCGGCGGCTGGACGACGGCGCGGCTCACGGGCTGGGCCTCGGCTGCCAGTACGCCGACGACGCGACCCTCGCCGACCCGGCCACGTCGTGCCCCACCTGGACCCACGGCGCCCTGGTGGACCGCACCGTCTCGGGGGTGACCCGGGCCGAGCTGGTCCGGCACGGCTGGTCGGTGCTCGGCCCGGCGCCGGCCACGGTGCTGCCCGCGGTGAGCGACGACGACGTGCGGGCCGCCGCCCGCGCCGAGGTCACCGGCTACTGGGCGATGGCCGCGCGCCACCCGCGGTGGTTCCGCGACCCGGTGCTGGCCGAGCTCGCCCTCACCGGGATGGCCCGCGCCCGCCACGAGCTGGCCACCGGCCAGCTGTTGACGAAGTCCGCGGCCATCGACCGGGCGGCCGCACCGGAGCGGCTGCGCGAGCTGCTCCGCCGGCGCCGGGCCGGCGAGGAGGTCGCCGGCTGGCCGCGGTCGCGGGCCGCGTGA
- a CDS encoding response regulator transcription factor has product MARILIVEDEERIASFVAKGLSADGHRTTAVGDGRVGLDHALSGDFDLMVLDIGLPGLDGFEVLDQLRSQGSRLPVIVLTARDSVTDTVSALEGGADDYVPKPFRFAELLARIRLRLRSASDGAGAGRDDVLEAGGVRLDVRTRRATVGERELELSAREFALAETLMVNAGLVLSREQLLDKVWGFDFDPGSNVVDVYIGYLRKKFGASAIATVRGMGYRFVS; this is encoded by the coding sequence GTGGCCCGCATCCTGATCGTCGAGGACGAGGAGCGCATCGCGTCGTTCGTGGCGAAGGGCCTGAGCGCCGACGGGCACCGCACCACCGCCGTCGGCGACGGCCGGGTGGGCCTGGACCACGCGCTGAGCGGCGACTTCGACCTGATGGTCCTCGACATCGGGCTGCCCGGGCTGGACGGCTTCGAGGTGCTCGACCAGCTCCGCTCCCAGGGCTCGCGGCTGCCGGTCATCGTGCTCACCGCCCGCGACTCGGTCACCGACACCGTCTCGGCGCTGGAGGGCGGCGCGGACGACTACGTGCCCAAGCCGTTCCGGTTCGCCGAGCTGCTGGCCCGGATCCGACTGCGGCTGCGCTCCGCCTCCGACGGGGCCGGCGCGGGCCGCGACGACGTCCTCGAGGCCGGCGGCGTGCGCCTGGACGTGCGCACCCGGCGGGCCACGGTCGGAGAGCGCGAGCTGGAGCTCTCGGCCCGCGAGTTCGCGCTGGCCGAGACCCTCATGGTCAACGCCGGCCTGGTGCTCTCGCGCGAGCAGCTGCTCGACAAGGTGTGGGGCTTCGACTTCGACCCCGGCTCCAACGTGGTCGACGTCTACATCGGCTACCTGCGCAAGAAGTTCGGCGCGAGCGCCATCGCCACCGTGCGCGGCATGGGCTACCGCTTCGTCAGCTGA
- a CDS encoding sensor histidine kinase — protein sequence MAATTDRCERTRSGASVRLRITAAVALLTVLALSGAGAIVYLIERGRVDDTDAQLVEQEFGELRALQQNGVDPSTGQPFATPRDVVRNFMARNVPADNELLVGWWDGASQLQSPAWDGVTQDDAFNETVAGLVAGNGTRTVDSSYGDLQVNVQTVEQGARSASLVVVVFKARSVAGLHDTMQTYAIVAGLSLLLVVGFAAAQSGRLLAPLRTLRETAEEVTDSDLSRRLPETGNDDITALTRTFNGMLDRLESAFVGQRQFLDDAGHELKTPLTVLRGHLELLDVGDPQEIAETRELLLDEVDRMSRLVGELILLAKSDRPDFVTLRPVDLTGLTVDTLSKARGLAPRTWTLDETASVTVPVDEQRLTQALLQLCDNAVKHTGPGDEVALGSSYDGRTARLWVRDTGPGVAPEHREVVFERFGRGAVPADDEGFGLGLSIVRAIARAHGGSVSYVDEQPHGARFVIHLPVSDDERPEPTGPAARRTDDTQTEELSLWPAS from the coding sequence GTGGCGGCGACGACTGACCGCTGCGAGCGGACCCGGTCGGGCGCGTCGGTCCGGCTGCGGATCACCGCGGCGGTGGCGCTGCTGACGGTGCTGGCGCTGAGCGGGGCGGGCGCGATCGTCTACCTCATCGAGCGCGGCCGGGTCGACGACACCGATGCGCAGCTGGTGGAGCAGGAGTTCGGTGAGCTGCGGGCGCTGCAGCAGAACGGCGTGGACCCCTCGACCGGACAGCCGTTCGCCACCCCGCGCGACGTGGTCCGCAACTTCATGGCCCGCAACGTCCCGGCCGACAACGAGCTGCTGGTCGGGTGGTGGGACGGCGCGTCGCAGCTGCAGTCCCCGGCCTGGGACGGCGTCACCCAGGACGACGCCTTCAACGAGACCGTCGCGGGCCTGGTCGCCGGCAACGGCACGCGGACCGTCGACTCGTCGTACGGCGACCTGCAGGTCAACGTGCAGACCGTCGAGCAGGGCGCGCGCTCGGCGTCGCTGGTCGTGGTGGTGTTCAAGGCCAGGAGCGTGGCCGGGCTGCACGACACGATGCAGACCTACGCGATCGTGGCCGGGCTCTCGCTGCTGCTGGTCGTGGGGTTCGCGGCCGCCCAGTCCGGGCGCCTGCTGGCCCCGCTGCGCACCCTGCGCGAGACGGCCGAGGAGGTGACCGACTCCGACCTCTCGCGCCGGCTGCCCGAGACCGGGAACGACGACATCACGGCGCTCACCCGGACCTTCAACGGGATGCTGGACCGGCTCGAGTCGGCCTTCGTCGGCCAACGGCAGTTCCTCGACGACGCGGGCCACGAGCTCAAGACCCCGCTGACCGTGCTGCGCGGCCACCTCGAGCTGCTCGACGTCGGCGACCCGCAGGAGATCGCCGAGACCCGCGAGCTGCTGCTCGACGAGGTGGACCGGATGTCGCGGCTGGTGGGCGAGCTGATCCTGCTGGCCAAGAGCGACCGGCCCGACTTCGTCACGCTCCGCCCGGTCGACCTCACCGGGCTCACCGTCGACACGCTGTCCAAGGCCCGCGGCCTGGCCCCGCGGACCTGGACCCTCGACGAGACCGCCAGCGTCACCGTCCCCGTCGACGAGCAGCGGCTCACCCAGGCGCTGCTCCAGCTGTGCGACAACGCCGTCAAGCACACCGGCCCCGGCGACGAGGTCGCCCTCGGCTCGTCGTACGACGGGCGCACCGCGCGGCTCTGGGTCCGCGACACCGGGCCTGGCGTGGCGCCGGAGCACCGCGAGGTCGTCTTCGAGCGGTTCGGGCGCGGCGCCGTGCCCGCCGACGACGAGGGCTTCGGGCTGGGGCTGTCCATCGTCCGCGCGATCGCGCGGGCCCACGGCGGCTCCGTGTCCTACGTCGACGAGCAACCGCACGGCGCCCGGTTCGTCATCCACCTGCCCGTGTCCGACGACGAGCGACCTGAACCGACCGGCCCCGCCGCTCGTAGGACCGACGACACCCAGACCGAGGAGCTCTCCCTGTGGCCCGCATCCTGA
- a CDS encoding long-chain-fatty-acid--CoA ligase, giving the protein MHVPFSVSDFIDRAVQVYGERTGVVDEPDQPAPSLGDLTYAQVGALARRQAAHLDALGVGSGDRVAVVSHNSARLLTSFFGVAGFGRVLVPVNFRLRPDEVRYIVEHSGARVLYVDPELDAALADVPVEHRFVLGQDDDLYAAAPDDGGAEPRPWEHDETATATINYTSGTTARPKGVQITHRNIWTNAVTFGLHTGVSDRDVYLHTLPMFHANGWGMPFAMTGLGVKQVVLRKVDGAEILRRVRDHGVTVMCAAPAVAAAVLEAAQSWEGEIPGRDRVRIIMAGAPPPTKTVMRVQEELGWEFIQIYGLTETSPLLTINRKRAEWDELSGEELAGKLVRAGAPAIGVTLKIEMPEGEDPDETHATGEVLARSNVVLEGYWEQPEESERALAGGWFHTGDGGVIGEDGYLTISDRKKDVIITGGENVSSIEVEDVLFLHPAVAEVAVIGVPDDKWGETIKALVVLEAGQQATEAELIAWCKEKAAGYKAPTSVEFRDDLARTATGKLQKFKLRAPYWEGRERQVN; this is encoded by the coding sequence GTGCACGTCCCGTTCAGCGTCTCTGACTTCATCGACCGTGCCGTCCAGGTCTACGGCGAGCGCACCGGTGTGGTCGACGAGCCGGACCAGCCCGCCCCGTCGCTGGGCGACCTCACCTACGCCCAGGTCGGGGCCCTGGCCCGGCGCCAGGCCGCGCACCTGGACGCGCTCGGCGTCGGGTCCGGCGACCGGGTGGCGGTGGTCAGCCACAACAGCGCTCGGCTGCTGACGTCGTTCTTCGGCGTGGCCGGCTTCGGCCGGGTCCTGGTCCCGGTGAACTTCCGGCTGCGTCCTGACGAGGTCCGCTACATCGTGGAGCACTCCGGTGCCCGGGTGCTGTACGTCGACCCCGAGCTCGACGCCGCGCTGGCCGACGTACCGGTCGAGCACCGGTTCGTGCTCGGCCAGGACGACGACCTGTACGCCGCCGCTCCGGACGACGGCGGTGCCGAGCCCCGCCCGTGGGAGCACGACGAGACCGCGACCGCGACGATCAACTACACCTCCGGCACCACCGCGCGCCCCAAGGGCGTGCAGATCACCCACCGCAACATCTGGACCAACGCGGTGACCTTCGGGCTGCACACCGGCGTGAGCGACCGCGACGTCTACCTGCACACGCTGCCGATGTTCCACGCCAACGGCTGGGGCATGCCGTTCGCGATGACCGGCCTCGGGGTCAAGCAGGTCGTGCTGCGCAAGGTCGACGGCGCCGAGATCCTGCGCCGGGTCCGCGACCACGGGGTGACCGTCATGTGCGCGGCGCCCGCGGTGGCGGCGGCGGTGCTCGAGGCCGCGCAGTCGTGGGAGGGCGAGATCCCGGGCCGCGACCGGGTCCGGATCATCATGGCCGGCGCCCCGCCGCCGACGAAGACGGTGATGCGGGTCCAGGAGGAGCTGGGCTGGGAGTTCATCCAGATCTACGGCCTCACCGAGACCTCGCCGCTGCTCACCATCAACCGCAAGCGCGCGGAGTGGGACGAGCTGTCCGGCGAGGAGCTGGCCGGCAAGCTGGTCCGGGCCGGCGCGCCGGCCATCGGCGTCACCCTGAAGATCGAGATGCCCGAGGGGGAGGACCCCGACGAGACCCACGCGACCGGCGAGGTGCTGGCCCGCTCCAACGTGGTGCTCGAGGGCTACTGGGAGCAGCCGGAGGAGTCCGAGCGGGCGCTGGCCGGCGGCTGGTTCCACACCGGCGACGGCGGCGTCATCGGCGAGGACGGCTACCTCACGATCAGCGACCGCAAGAAGGACGTGATCATCACCGGCGGCGAGAACGTCTCCTCGATCGAGGTCGAGGACGTGCTGTTCCTGCACCCGGCCGTGGCCGAGGTGGCCGTGATCGGCGTCCCGGACGACAAGTGGGGCGAGACCATCAAGGCCCTCGTCGTGCTGGAGGCGGGTCAGCAGGCCACCGAGGCCGAGCTGATCGCCTGGTGCAAGGAGAAGGCGGCGGGCTACAAGGCGCCGACCAGCGTGGAGTTCCGCGACGACCTGGCCCGGACCGCGACCGGCAAGCTGCAGAAGTTCAAGCTGCGCGCGCCGTACTGGGAGGGGCGCGAGCGCCAGGTCAACTAG